TCTTTCCTAGAGAATAGGACAACCCATTTGAAGAACCTCATAGGGACAAGTGATGTCAACAATATGCAGAAATAGAAGCTTGGCGTTAACAAAAATACATTAAGTCTTATTTCTTAACTCATTCTATCTTTTATCTCCTGTTTTATAGAAATGACTGGAGTGGGCTGCGTGCTCAATGGCATTAGATATGTGAATGGCCAGAGCTTCCAGCCCAACTGCAAGTATAACTGCACTTGTATCAATGGGGATGTAGGATGTGTCCCACTCTGTACAAACTCCCGACCACCACTGGTCTGGTGTCAAAACCCCAAACGCATCAAAATGGCAGGCAAATGCTGTGAACAGTGGATATGTGATGATTTCAAGAGGGTCCGAAAAAATTCTCCTCGTCATATCGCTTCTCCAGGTGGGTTTACCATCATGTTTTGTCATCATTTCTTTACAAGTCACAAGGGTACTGCCAGCTGAACTGACATTATCTTTATTCAATCCTGGGGAACATCATTCAAGCATTTGCTCCTGGATGACCACCatattttttaggctttttttgtGCTGTAGCAAAATGATTACTAAGTGTGTGGTCCTGATTGGCATAATGTTTCCTTACTGATATTGTAATGTTTACTTGTATACTTACTAGTGTGGTTACAGGGGGGCAATCGGCTGAATCTGGCAATGCTGGCTTTTTCAGGTATACAAGAGGTcttcagcactcaacccattatcattatattaaggacattgagacagtTTGTGACTTAATCAGGCCATTTAGTGACATTGGAGGTGGCATGTCGTGTAGTGCTTTGGTTAATAACatgaatacaagtatgggatctattatcctgaaacccatcatccagaaatcTTCAATTTATGGGAAAACCATCTCCAATAGattccattacaatcaaataattcaaatttttaaaaaatgattttctttttcgctgtaataataaaacagtacctggcacttgatcccaactaagatataattaatagtcATTGGAGGAGAAAAAATTCGGTTAggtgtaattaatgtttaaatcattctttagtagacaaagtatggagatccaaattatggaaagatctattatacagaaaaccacaggtcttgAGCTtaggctaacaggtcccatacctttaataaaataaaagaaaatctcaacaaaatctgtttttccTCTTTCTGTTTGTCCTGCACCTTGTAGCATATGGAGGTGAAAGTGAGTCCTGGCACAACAACTGTGTCATACAGATGACTTTGTGGAGTCCTTGCAGCAAAACATGTGGACTAGGAATTTCCACCCGGATAGCCAATGATAATGACAAGTGCCTGCTCCACAAAGAGAGACGTTTGTGCAACATGAGGCCATGTGAGGTTGACATAACCAAACACATAAGGGTAAGCATCTACATTAGCCTCAAATGCAGGGATTAAAGAAAGAAAGGCAAAGACATTACTTGACTGAAGGACTACTTCTCATGTACACCACCTACTCGTTTCCATAAAagaacagaacagaaaataaCACCCACCACTTCAAACCACAGTGCCTTGATATCCCCAATATTGTTTATGGCAGCCATAATGTACAGCTGTAGGGATCTTTGAGGAGATCTGGTCCAGCCTTATTTATCTGGAGGATCTATAAAGGAGGACATTGCTTTCTCCTATAAATGTAAGAGCCAAGCTCAGAAAGAGCAAAAAATCTGAACTCCTTATGACTATTATCTAATAATGGGAAACCAGATAAAACACCTAGCTATGGTTGAGGGCATGGAAAATCACATATTGTCCAAACTCTAACATATCTtctaaaatgacatttttcattgattttattttcaataGCCAGGGAAAAAATGCCTGTCCGTGTACAGAGAAATGGAACCAAAGAACTTCACCATATCTGGCTGTTTGAGCAAAAGAACGTACAGGCCCAAGTACTGTGGCGTTTGCACAGATGACAGGTGCTGTATACCCTATAAATCGAAGACCATCCAAGTGGAGTTTGAATGTCCAGATGGAAGTGGCTTCGTGTGGAATGTCATGTGGATCAACGCTTGCTTCTGCAATCTCAGCTGCCGGAAACCAAATGACATTTTTGCAGATCTGCAGAGTTATCACGATTATGCGGAGATTGTGAACTGATGTGAATCCCTGTGATGGAGATAACCGTCCAAGACCACTTGTTGCAGCCATATCCTCAGTGCTATGTT
This is a stretch of genomic DNA from Xenopus laevis strain J_2021 chromosome 6S, Xenopus_laevis_v10.1, whole genome shotgun sequence. It encodes these proteins:
- the ccn4.S gene encoding CCN family member 4, giving the protein MRWLPIWILAASSICQVFCQNATTMSPVTSVTETYTRRQFCKWPCDCPQVSPVCPAGVSLLTDGCDCCKTCAKQRGDNCTEADTCDIHKGLYCDYSRDSPRYEVGVCGQMTGVGCVLNGIRYVNGQSFQPNCKYNCTCINGDVGCVPLCTNSRPPLVWCQNPKRIKMAGKCCEQWICDDFKRVRKNSPRHIASPAYGGESESWHNNCVIQMTLWSPCSKTCGLGISTRIANDNDKCLLHKERRLCNMRPCEVDITKHIRPGKKCLSVYREMEPKNFTISGCLSKRTYRPKYCGVCTDDRCCIPYKSKTIQVEFECPDGSGFVWNVMWINACFCNLSCRKPNDIFADLQSYHDYAEIVN